In Buchnera aphidicola (Brachycaudus tragopogonis), the following are encoded in one genomic region:
- the rlmE gene encoding 23S rRNA (uridine(2552)-2'-O)-methyltransferase RlmE translates to MISQKKTKSSRRWLLEHFQDQYVKKAQKNKIRSRAWFKLEQLDKSYKLFKIGMNVIDLGASPGGWSQYAVHRIGKTGCVIACDILPMKPITGVNFFQGDFSNKKVLNLMLNSLNNIKPDLVMSDMAPNITGNFSIDMPRIINLCELALKISDYVLSKNGVFLLKGFQGEGFNEFYKKIKILFSKVKICKPKTSRTRSREIFILATR, encoded by the coding sequence ATGATTTCTCAAAAAAAAACAAAAAGTTCTAGGCGTTGGTTATTAGAACATTTTCAAGATCAATATGTCAAGAAAGCACAAAAAAATAAAATACGTTCAAGGGCTTGGTTTAAATTAGAACAATTAGATAAAAGTTATAAATTATTTAAAATTGGTATGAATGTTATTGATTTAGGTGCATCTCCTGGAGGTTGGTCACAATATGCAGTTCATAGAATAGGTAAAACAGGATGTGTTATCGCTTGTGATATATTACCTATGAAGCCTATAACAGGTGTTAATTTCTTTCAAGGAGACTTTTCTAATAAGAAAGTATTAAATTTAATGTTAAATTCTTTAAATAACATTAAACCAGATTTAGTTATGTCAGACATGGCACCTAACATAACAGGAAATTTTTCTATTGATATGCCTCGTATTATTAATTTATGTGAGTTAGCATTAAAAATATCAGATTATGTTTTATCTAAAAATGGTGTTTTTTTATTAAAAGGATTTCAAGGAGAAGGTTTTAATGAATTTTATAAAAAAATTAAAATATTATTTTCCAAAGTTAAAATTTGTAAACCTAAAACTTCTCGAACAAGATCTCGAGAAATATTCATTTTAGCAACCAGATAA
- the greA gene encoding transcription elongation factor GreA has protein sequence MNLIPMTARGAEKLRQELQQLKSIKRPRIIAAIAEAREHGDLKENSEYHSAREEQSFCEGRIKEIEAKLSNSQIIDITKLSNNGKVVFGSTVTVLNIKNNDQFTYQIVGDDEADFKKNLISINSPMSRGLIGKKSNTHVIICTPGGEVEYKILKIDYI, from the coding sequence ATTAATTTAATTCCAATGACCGCAAGAGGTGCAGAAAAACTTCGTCAAGAACTGCAGCAATTAAAGAGTATTAAACGTCCTCGTATTATTGCTGCAATTGCAGAAGCGAGAGAACATGGTGATTTAAAAGAAAATTCTGAGTATCATTCTGCTCGTGAAGAACAGAGTTTTTGTGAAGGGCGTATTAAAGAAATTGAAGCAAAATTATCTAATTCTCAAATTATAGATATAACGAAATTATCTAATAACGGAAAAGTTGTTTTTGGTTCTACTGTGACAGTTTTAAATATAAAAAACAATGATCAGTTTACTTATCAAATTGTAGGTGATGATGAAGCTGATTTTAAAAAAAATTTAATTTCTATTAATTCTCCAATGTCAAGGGGTCTTATAGGAAAAAAAAGTAATACTCATGTAATTATATGTACACCAGGTGGTGAAGTTGAATATAAAATTTTAAAAATTGACTATATATAG
- a CDS encoding BolA/IbaG family iron-sulfur metabolism protein, producing the protein MDNQDIKLLLIKKLKLQKAYVTGDSNHIKILVIGDIFKGISQVKRQQIVYTPLINMITQKHIHSVSIMSYTIEEWKIKNKNMDHSEYA; encoded by the coding sequence ATGGACAATCAAGATATAAAGTTATTACTTATTAAAAAATTAAAATTACAAAAAGCTTATGTTACAGGAGATAGTAATCATATTAAAATTCTTGTCATAGGAGATATATTTAAAGGAATTAGTCAAGTAAAAAGACAACAAATAGTTTATACACCTTTAATAAATATGATTACACAAAAACATATCCATTCTGTATCTATTATGTCTTATACAATTGAAGAATGGAAAATAAAAAATAAAAATATGGATCATTCTGAATATGCATAA
- the murA gene encoding UDP-N-acetylglucosamine 1-carboxyvinyltransferase has protein sequence MNKLCIEGDKKLNGSVTISGSKNAALPILFMTILTEEKIKISNVPNLTDINIALQLLVYLGAKVNYKKILSIDTSFINIFSAPYDLIKKIRGSIWILAPLLARFGQAKIFLPGGCKIGSRPIDLHLNGLIKLGATIDLKDNCINAFVKGRLQGKHILMEKISVGATITIMSAATLAQGLTVIENAAREPEIIDIANFLNTLGANIIGAGSNKIFIKGVSKLTGGHHQIIPDRIETGTFLVAAAVSRGCITCHKTEPKHLKSVLIKLTEAGAHIQTGKDWIKLDMREKQPKALNICTLPYPGFPTDMQTQFALLNTIAKGIGTITETIFENRFIYISELINMGAKIKIKHNSIVSNGIPQLCSSNVFCTDLRAAATLVLAGCIAIGITIVNQTYHLVRGYESFPSKLNKLGANIKII, from the coding sequence ATGAATAAATTATGCATAGAAGGTGATAAAAAATTAAATGGCAGTGTTACTATTTCTGGTTCTAAAAACGCTGCATTACCCATTTTATTTATGACTATATTAACAGAGGAAAAAATTAAAATAAGCAATGTTCCTAATTTAACAGATATTAATATAGCACTTCAGTTACTCGTATATCTAGGAGCAAAAGTAAATTATAAAAAAATATTATCTATTGACACAAGCTTTATAAATATTTTTTCTGCTCCATATGATCTTATAAAAAAAATAAGAGGTTCTATCTGGATATTAGCACCTCTTCTAGCAAGATTTGGACAAGCTAAAATATTTTTACCTGGAGGGTGTAAAATAGGTAGTAGGCCTATAGATTTACATTTAAATGGTTTAATAAAATTAGGAGCAACAATTGATTTAAAAGATAATTGTATTAACGCTTTTGTAAAAGGACGTTTACAAGGGAAACATATTTTAATGGAAAAAATAAGCGTGGGTGCTACTATTACTATTATGAGTGCTGCTACCTTAGCTCAAGGTTTAACTGTTATTGAAAATGCAGCACGCGAACCAGAAATTATTGATATAGCAAATTTTTTAAATACTTTAGGTGCTAATATTATTGGTGCAGGCAGTAATAAAATATTTATTAAAGGTGTGTCAAAACTAACTGGTGGTCATCATCAAATAATTCCAGATAGAATTGAAACAGGAACTTTTTTAGTAGCTGCAGCAGTATCTAGAGGATGCATCACTTGTCATAAAACTGAACCAAAACACTTAAAAAGTGTACTAATAAAACTCACTGAAGCGGGAGCACATATTCAAACAGGAAAGGATTGGATTAAATTAGACATGAGAGAGAAACAACCTAAAGCTTTAAATATTTGTACTTTGCCTTATCCAGGATTTCCAACAGATATGCAAACTCAATTTGCCTTATTAAATACAATTGCTAAAGGAATAGGTACAATAACTGAAACTATATTTGAAAATCGTTTTATTTATATTTCAGAATTAATTAATATGGGAGCTAAAATAAAAATTAAACACAATAGTATTGTATCTAATGGAATACCACAATTATGTTCTTCTAATGTTTTTTGTACCGACTTGAGAGCTGCAGCAACATTAGTATTAGCAGGATGTATTGCTATAGGTATAACAATAGTCAATCAAACTTATCATCTTGTTCGAGGATATGAATCATTTCCTAGTAAATTAAACAAATTAGGAGCTAATATAAAAATTATATAA
- the rplU gene encoding 50S ribosomal protein L21 produces the protein MYAVFISGGKQYRVVKNQIIRLEKLNNPVGTTIEFNQILMISNKDSVKIGSPFITSGTIKANIENHGRLKKIKIIKFNRRKHYKKQQGHRQYFTDVKIIDINSTGEN, from the coding sequence ATGTATGCAGTGTTTATAAGTGGTGGAAAACAATATCGAGTAGTTAAAAATCAAATAATTAGATTAGAAAAATTAAATAATCCTGTTGGTACAACTATAGAATTCAATCAAATATTAATGATTTCTAATAAAGACTCTGTAAAAATTGGCAGCCCTTTTATAACTAGCGGAACAATAAAAGCTAATATTGAAAATCACGGTCGGTTAAAAAAAATTAAAATTATAAAATTTAACCGCCGAAAACATTATAAAAAACAACAGGGTCATCGTCAGTATTTTACTGATGTAAAAATTATAGATATTAATTCTACAGGAGAAAATTAA
- the rpmA gene encoding 50S ribosomal protein L27, producing the protein MAHKKAGGSSRNGRDSNAQRLGVKCFGGELISAGSIIVKQRGTKFHPGKNVGCGRDHTIFAIVNGTVEFKKKGLKKRTYINILN; encoded by the coding sequence ATGGCTCATAAAAAAGCAGGTGGCTCCAGTAGAAATGGACGCGATTCTAATGCTCAAAGATTAGGTGTAAAATGTTTTGGGGGCGAATTAATTTCAGCAGGAAGTATAATTGTTAAACAACGTGGAACTAAATTTCATCCTGGAAAAAATGTAGGTTGTGGAAGAGATCATACTATTTTCGCAATTGTAAATGGAACAGTAGAATTTAAAAAAAAAGGATTAAAAAAAAGAACATATATAAATATTCTAAATTAG
- the cgtA gene encoding Obg family GTPase CgtA, translating to MKFIDQTIIEVIAGNGGNGCVNFRREKYIPKGGPDGGDGGDGGNVWLESNNNLNTLIDLRFKKKFQAQNGQNGSGKKCSGKKGSDITIHVPIGTKVINYQTREIIADLTEDKQKILVAKGGWHGLGNARFKSSTNRTPRKSTLGTIGEKRDIQLELILIADVGTLGIPNAGKSTFVKSISGAKTKVADYPFTTLNPILGSVSVPNKKKFIIADIPGIIQGASHGLGLGIRFLKHLERCKILLHIVDLKPQNNSHPIDNIRIVLNELKKYSMVVYNKPRWLVFHKIDLLTSQEVNDKIKEIQNQLKIQEKYYCISSIKKIGIKQLCFDIIDFLAK from the coding sequence ATGAAATTTATTGATCAGACCATAATAGAAGTAATTGCAGGAAACGGCGGAAATGGTTGTGTTAATTTTAGAAGAGAAAAATATATTCCAAAAGGAGGTCCAGATGGTGGAGACGGTGGAGATGGCGGAAATGTTTGGCTAGAATCCAATAATAATTTAAATACTCTTATAGATTTACGATTTAAAAAAAAGTTTCAAGCTCAAAATGGACAAAACGGATCAGGTAAAAAATGTTCTGGTAAAAAAGGAAGTGATATAACAATACATGTACCTATAGGAACAAAGGTAATAAATTATCAAACACGTGAAATAATAGCTGATTTAACTGAAGATAAACAAAAAATATTAGTTGCTAAAGGAGGTTGGCATGGGTTAGGTAATGCTAGATTTAAATCTTCTACGAATAGAACTCCAAGAAAAAGTACATTAGGAACAATAGGAGAAAAAAGAGATATACAATTAGAATTAATTTTGATTGCTGATGTGGGAACACTAGGAATACCTAATGCTGGAAAATCTACTTTTGTAAAAAGCATATCTGGAGCTAAAACAAAAGTTGCAGATTATCCATTTACAACATTGAATCCCATTTTAGGTAGTGTAAGTGTTCCAAATAAAAAAAAATTCATAATAGCAGACATTCCAGGCATAATTCAAGGAGCTTCACATGGATTAGGATTAGGAATTCGTTTTTTAAAACATTTAGAAAGATGTAAAATACTGCTTCATATCGTTGATTTAAAACCTCAAAATAATTCTCATCCTATAGATAACATAAGAATCGTTTTAAATGAATTAAAAAAATATAGCATGGTTGTATACAATAAACCAAGATGGTTAGTTTTTCATAAAATAGATTTATTAACTTCACAAGAAGTTAATGACAAAATTAAAGAAATTCAAAATCAATTAAAAATACAAGAAAAATATTATTGTATTTCATCAATAAAAAAAATAGGAATAAAACAATTATGCTTTGATATTATTGATTTTTTAGCGAAATAA
- the rpsI gene encoding 30S ribosomal protein S9, which produces MIHTQNYGTGRRKSSSARVFLRSGNGEITVNKRSLSEYFGRETSCMIVRQPLELVDMISKFNIYITVKGGGISGQAGAIRQGITRALIKYNQSLRYELRKSGFVTRDSRQVERKKIGLRKARKRPQFSKR; this is translated from the coding sequence ATGATTCATACTCAAAATTATGGTACTGGTCGTCGTAAAAGCTCTTCTGCTAGAGTTTTTCTTAGATCTGGAAATGGTGAAATTACTGTAAATAAACGTTCTTTAAGTGAATATTTCGGTCGTGAAACTTCTTGTATGATTGTTCGTCAGCCATTAGAATTGGTTGATATGATAAGTAAGTTTAATATTTATATTACTGTGAAAGGTGGAGGAATTTCTGGTCAAGCAGGTGCTATTCGTCAAGGTATTACTCGTGCTTTAATTAAATATAATCAGTCATTACGATACGAATTAAGAAAATCTGGTTTTGTTACCCGAGATTCACGTCAAGTTGAACGTAAGAAAATAGGTTTACGTAAAGCTAGAAAACGTCCACAATTTTCTAAACGTTAA
- the rplM gene encoding 50S ribosomal protein L13 yields MKTFSAKLSDIKRNWYYVDATNKILGRLASVLSFHLRGKHKVQYTPHLDTGDYIIVLNASKILVTGKKKIDKIYYHHTGYIGGIKQARFEEMISRHPERVIETAVKGMLPKGPLGRAMLKKLKVFSHDKHNHIAQCPQFLNI; encoded by the coding sequence ATGAAAACTTTCTCAGCGAAATTAAGTGATATTAAAAGAAATTGGTATTATGTAGATGCAACTAATAAAATATTAGGACGTTTAGCAAGTGTATTGTCTTTTCATCTTCGAGGAAAACATAAAGTTCAATATACTCCTCATCTTGACACTGGAGATTATATTATTGTTTTAAATGCTTCAAAAATATTAGTTACTGGAAAAAAAAAGATTGATAAAATTTATTATCATCATACAGGTTATATAGGTGGTATAAAACAGGCTAGATTTGAAGAAATGATATCTCGCCATCCAGAAAGAGTAATTGAAACTGCTGTAAAAGGTATGCTGCCTAAAGGTCCGTTAGGACGTGCTATGTTAAAAAAATTAAAAGTTTTTTCTCATGACAAACACAATCATATTGCACAATGTCCTCAATTTTTAAATATTTGA
- a CDS encoding chorismate mutase — protein sequence MPNKNSLLFFRNEINYIDEKIVKLLAKRKDLILEIAESKIKNNKPIRDIEREKKMLEKLIFLGKKNQLKPEYITRLFQLIIEESVLTQEKLLKQFCDNHQLTRNSFSILGPKGSYSHIAASEYANRNFKKCVIKECSTFEKVILSVENNQSDYAVLPIENTCSGFIYEVFNLLKKTNLFIIGEINIFINHCLLAIKKIPLDKIKTVYSHPQPFQQCSNFIQKFPKWTIKYTKSTADAMKKINKYNDKYNAALGSEIGSKIYGLNVLSKNLANQEKNITRFILLHRNSITFSSKIPTKTTLIFSTGQESGALAEVLLILKENKLIMKKITSQNIYKNPWEEMFYIDIQANLSSELMQKTIERIKKITKFIKILGCYPSENICPIVP from the coding sequence ATGCCCAATAAAAACTCTTTATTATTTTTTCGTAATGAAATTAATTATATAGATGAAAAAATAGTCAAATTATTAGCAAAAAGAAAAGATCTTATCTTAGAAATTGCTGAATCAAAAATAAAGAACAACAAACCTATACGAGATATAGAACGCGAAAAAAAAATGCTAGAAAAATTAATTTTTTTAGGAAAAAAAAATCAGCTAAAACCTGAATATATAACTCGCTTATTTCAATTAATAATTGAAGAATCAGTATTAACTCAAGAAAAATTATTAAAACAATTTTGTGATAATCATCAATTAACTCGTAACAGTTTTTCTATTTTAGGACCTAAAGGCTCTTATTCTCATATCGCAGCTTCTGAATATGCAAATCGAAATTTTAAAAAATGTGTCATAAAAGAATGCTCTACATTTGAAAAAGTTATTCTATCAGTCGAAAATAATCAATCGGATTACGCTGTTTTACCAATAGAAAATACTTGTTCTGGTTTTATTTATGAAGTCTTCAATCTTTTGAAAAAAACTAATCTATTTATCATTGGTGAAATTAATATTTTTATAAATCACTGCTTACTAGCAATTAAAAAAATTCCATTAGATAAAATTAAAACTGTATACAGTCATCCCCAACCATTTCAACAATGTAGTAATTTTATTCAAAAATTTCCAAAATGGACAATTAAATATACTAAAAGCACAGCTGATGCAATGAAAAAAATTAATAAATATAATGACAAATATAATGCGGCGTTAGGAAGTGAAATAGGAAGTAAAATTTATGGACTAAATGTTTTATCTAAAAATTTAGCAAACCAAGAAAAAAATATTACAAGATTTATTTTATTACATCGAAATTCTATTACGTTTTCTTCAAAAATACCCACTAAAACAACGTTGATTTTTAGTACAGGACAAGAATCAGGTGCTCTTGCTGAAGTCTTGTTAATATTAAAAGAAAATAAATTAATCATGAAAAAAATTACTTCACAAAACATTTATAAAAATCCATGGGAAGAAATGTTTTACATTGATATACAAGCAAATCTATCCTCAGAATTAATGCAAAAAACTATAGAAAGAATTAAAAAAATAACTAAATTTATAAAAATTTTAGGATGTTATCCAAGTGAAAATATTTGTCCAATAGTGCCATGA
- the ffh gene encoding signal recognition particle protein, whose product MFNNLTQRLSQSLRKIINKGRLTEDNIKDTIREVRKALLEADVTLSVVQKFIDNVKKKAIGHEINKSLTPGQEFIKIVKNELIFAMGEKNNILNLSIAPPAVILVIGLQGVGKTTSLAKIGKWIQNKHKKKILIVSTDIYRAAAIKQLQILSHQIKVDFFESNQDETPIQITQKALKHAQKKLYDVLLIDTAGRLHIDQKMMDEIHEIQNLSNPIETLLIVDSMMGQDAVNMAKIFNNKLFISGIVLTKTDGDSRSGIALSMRHITGKPIKFIGTGEKITELETFYPEKIANRILGMHDVTTLIEDIEDTVDQSQVQKLTKKLKTGENFNLNDFLIQIKQMQKIGGLNFFINKFFKNNSLSNNISLLNMDKNALNKVEAMISSMTPKERLTPSIIKGSRKRRIALGSGTNVQDVNKLLKNFDVIQRIMKKIKTSGISKVMRGIKNIIPKNF is encoded by the coding sequence ATGTTTAATAATTTAACTCAGCGTCTTTCACAAAGTTTACGTAAAATTATCAATAAAGGCAGACTAACAGAAGACAATATTAAAGATACAATAAGAGAAGTACGAAAAGCATTATTAGAAGCAGATGTAACGTTATCTGTAGTTCAAAAATTTATAGATAATGTTAAAAAAAAAGCAATTGGTCATGAAATAAATAAAAGTTTAACTCCTGGTCAAGAATTTATAAAAATAGTTAAAAACGAGTTAATATTTGCAATGGGTGAAAAAAATAATATTTTAAATTTATCTATTGCACCACCAGCTGTTATATTAGTCATAGGTTTGCAAGGAGTAGGAAAAACTACTAGTTTAGCAAAAATAGGAAAGTGGATACAAAATAAACATAAGAAAAAAATATTAATTGTATCAACTGATATTTATCGTGCGGCAGCTATTAAACAACTACAAATATTATCTCATCAAATTAAAGTAGATTTTTTTGAATCCAATCAAGATGAAACACCAATACAAATTACTCAAAAAGCATTAAAACATGCACAAAAAAAATTATATGACGTTTTATTGATTGATACAGCAGGAAGATTACATATTGATCAAAAAATGATGGATGAAATTCATGAAATACAAAACTTATCAAATCCGATCGAAACATTGTTAATAGTAGATTCAATGATGGGTCAAGATGCAGTAAATATGGCAAAAATATTTAATAATAAATTGTTTATATCTGGTATAGTATTAACTAAAACAGATGGTGATTCTAGAAGTGGAATTGCTTTATCTATGCGTCATATTACTGGAAAACCCATTAAATTTATAGGCACTGGAGAAAAAATCACAGAGCTAGAAACATTTTATCCGGAAAAAATTGCCAATAGAATCTTAGGAATGCATGATGTTACGACTTTAATTGAAGATATAGAAGACACTGTTGATCAATCTCAAGTGCAAAAACTTACAAAAAAATTAAAAACAGGTGAAAATTTCAATTTAAATGATTTTTTAATCCAAATTAAGCAAATGCAAAAAATTGGAGGATTAAATTTTTTCATCAATAAATTTTTTAAAAATAATTCCTTATCTAATAATATATCATTATTAAATATGGATAAGAACGCATTGAATAAAGTTGAAGCAATGATATCTTCAATGACACCTAAAGAACGATTAACGCCAAGTATCATTAAAGGATCAAGAAAACGTAGAATTGCTTTAGGATCCGGAACGAACGTACAAGATGTTAATAAATTATTAAAAAATTTTGATGTTATACAAAGAATTATGAAAAAAATAAAAACTAGTGGAATATCTAAAGTAATGAGAGGAATAAAAAACATAATACCTAAAAATTTTTAA
- the rpsP gene encoding 30S ribosomal protein S16 encodes MVKIRLARYGTNKRPFYKMVVADSRFSRDGRFIERVGYFNPIARGKSRLIQVNLDRIRYWKSQGAQISKRTEKIIKLYNKKEVFS; translated from the coding sequence ATGGTAAAAATTCGCTTAGCTCGATATGGAACAAACAAACGTCCATTTTATAAAATGGTAGTAGCTGACAGTCGTTTTTCTAGAGATGGTCGTTTTATTGAACGTGTAGGATACTTTAATCCTATTGCTCGAGGAAAATCTCGTTTAATACAAGTAAATTTAGATCGTATTCGATATTGGAAAAGCCAAGGAGCGCAAATATCAAAAAGAACTGAAAAAATTATTAAATTATATAATAAAAAAGAGGTATTCTCATAA
- the rimM gene encoding ribosome maturation factor RimM (Essential for efficient processing of 16S rRNA): protein MLINNINIPVQPLLIGKFGKSYGILGWITIFSFTEEKEKIFDYFPWFFFKKKWTKVQVKNWKKYKNHFIVYIKGISNRSDARELTNLNIVISKHTLPKLKKNEYYWNDIINYKVVNTYQHYLGKVIDLIRTKNNDILIVSNTLAISKKNIFIPFIEKKIIKEINSNYKLITVQWNSITPYK, encoded by the coding sequence ATTCTCATAAATAATATAAATATACCAGTTCAACCATTATTAATAGGAAAATTTGGCAAATCTTATGGAATATTAGGATGGATAACTATTTTTTCTTTTACAGAAGAAAAAGAAAAAATATTTGATTATTTTCCATGGTTTTTTTTTAAAAAAAAATGGACAAAAGTTCAAGTTAAAAACTGGAAAAAATATAAAAATCATTTTATTGTTTATATAAAAGGTATTTCTAATCGTTCAGATGCTAGAGAACTAACTAATTTAAATATTGTTATTAGTAAACACACATTGCCTAAATTAAAAAAAAATGAATATTATTGGAACGATATTATTAACTACAAGGTAGTGAATACATATCAGCATTACTTAGGTAAAGTAATAGATTTAATACGTACAAAAAATAACGATATCTTAATAGTAAGCAATACATTAGCAATATCTAAAAAAAACATCTTTATTCCATTCATTGAAAAAAAAATAATAAAAGAAATAAATTCCAACTATAAACTTATAACAGTTCAATGGAACTCAATTACACCTTATAAATGA
- the trmD gene encoding tRNA (guanosine(37)-N1)-methyltransferase TrmD, producing the protein MKNKYDNTLIWFKIITIFPEMFNAITNYGITSRAIKKRIINIDFLNPRNFTKNKYKSIDDRPYGGGPGMIMSAEPLYQSIQHAKSELKNATVIYLSPQGKLLKQNCIEQLIKKKQIIFICGRYEGIDQRIIDSQVNEEWSIGNYILTGGELAAMIMIDSISRFIPGVIKKKQSIENESFSKNLLDHPHYTRPKKIHNMSVPEVLLSGNHSEIRLWRLKQSLGKTWTKRPDLLKKHILNKEEIILLNKFKKYKNKKVI; encoded by the coding sequence ATGAAAAACAAATATGATAATACTTTAATATGGTTTAAAATCATTACTATTTTCCCAGAAATGTTTAATGCAATTACTAATTATGGTATTACTAGTAGAGCAATTAAAAAACGAATAATTAATATTGATTTTTTAAATCCAAGAAATTTTACTAAAAATAAATATAAGTCTATAGATGATCGTCCTTATGGAGGAGGACCTGGTATGATAATGAGTGCTGAACCATTGTATCAATCCATTCAGCATGCAAAATCTGAACTAAAAAATGCTACTGTAATCTATTTATCTCCTCAAGGAAAATTGTTAAAACAAAATTGCATAGAACAACTTATTAAGAAAAAACAAATTATTTTTATATGTGGTCGATATGAAGGAATAGACCAAAGAATTATTGATTCTCAGGTAAATGAAGAATGGTCAATTGGAAATTACATACTTACTGGAGGAGAATTGGCAGCTATGATTATGATTGATTCTATATCTAGATTCATTCCAGGAGTGATAAAAAAAAAACAATCTATAGAAAACGAATCTTTTTCTAAAAATTTACTTGATCATCCTCATTACACTCGACCAAAAAAAATTCACAATATGTCAGTTCCAGAAGTATTATTATCTGGAAATCATAGTGAAATTCGTCTTTGGCGATTAAAACAATCATTAGGAAAAACTTGGACGAAACGCCCCGATCTTTTAAAAAAACATATTTTAAATAAAGAAGAAATAATTTTATTAAACAAATTTAAAAAATACAAAAATAAAAAAGTTATTTAA
- the rplS gene encoding 50S ribosomal protein L19, which yields MRNVIKEIEKKQLKKNIPIFRPGDTIEVKVWVIEGSKKRIQSFEGIVIGIRNRNLNSSFTIRKISNGEGVERVFQTHSHSIDEIIMKRKGLVRKAKLYYLRTRTGKAARIKERLN from the coding sequence ATGAGAAATGTGATTAAAGAGATAGAAAAAAAACAATTAAAAAAAAATATACCTATTTTTAGACCTGGAGATACTATAGAAGTTAAAGTATGGGTGATTGAAGGTTCTAAGAAACGCATACAATCTTTTGAAGGAATAGTAATTGGAATAAGAAATCGTAATTTAAATTCATCTTTTACTATACGTAAAATATCTAATGGAGAAGGTGTTGAACGTGTTTTTCAAACACATTCTCATAGCATTGATGAAATTATTATGAAAAGAAAAGGTTTAGTGAGAAAAGCAAAATTATATTATTTAAGAACTCGAACTGGTAAAGCTGCACGTATTAAAGAAAGACTTAATTAA